The Fusarium poae strain DAOMC 252244 chromosome 2, whole genome shotgun sequence nucleotide sequence CAACAAGGCGGCTAAAGAGTGGAAAAGCGTCTGATTGGATATACTCAACCATATCATGTCACGGCGCGTGGGACAAACGTGCCAAGCCATTCTCGTCATGTTGGTAAGCCCGTGTTGGTCTCCTGCGTCACTTCTGAAACCTCCTACTTAATGAAAGGATGGTCACTTTTTCCTGACTGTgacctttatatatttctgCAGTCATCTTGCTATGAGCTTGTAGATTACTGTATTATCCGACATGACCCATCCGTATGACCGACAGTTTCAACCTTCTTACATAGAAGAtaattcttcctcttcctctttcagGGCCCACAATGGCGCGAACGAGCCCAAGAATACCTCCAACATTGAGACGATTCGCGTGGGGTACGAACCGACAATGGCCAAGGACGATAGTTGGAAGCGCCATTTTATGCCAGGCACTTTATTCGCAGACATCAGCTTAACTCTTCTTCCTGCTGCTATCTTGGGACTTGCCCTGGCCGTCATGTGCTTGGACAAAACAACCGTTGAGAAGGAGGTGCTTCAGAAATGGGATAATGCCATCACCGTGGTTAGTGTCCTTGTTTCCTCTCAATAACTTCTATATACTAATAAATCAATGATCAGATAGCATCAGTTTTCCCCATTTTATTCGCCTCCGTCGCAAGTAGAATGGTCTACCAAGCTGCCCGCTGGAGACTCGAAAAAGGCGCAACTCTCAACCTTCTCGAACAATTAATCGGCAGTCGCACCGTCGGATCGACGCTTGTCACACAGATTAGCCTGGGCAGATTCAATATCCTAGGCATCTCTTTGCTCCTCCTTTGGTCCCTTTCACCACTTGGATCACAAGCCGCTCTTCGAATGCTGCGAACGCGACTTGAACCTGTGTACGCACCATCCAACGTTCTCTACTATACAACGGATGCCTCGTCTGTTTTCAGTAGCTCGACACTCGTCTCACGAGGTGAGATTGATCAATATCGGTCGACTCAATCGTTTATGCAGACTATGTACAATTCTTTGTTGCTTGCTCCTCCTTCGGCTAAAAGTGATGCAATGGACCTGTGGGGGAATGTCAAGATTCCCAGGTTGGAAATAGACGGTGATAACGATGGAAGCTGGAAGAACGTTTCGTGGAACTCAGCCCCAGATTCTTATACTTCACTAGTAGGGTTGCCTGTCACAAATGTCACCCAAGGCAATGTCACATTCTCCCTCGAATCAAGCTACATCGACCTCGACTGCAAAAGATTCACCTACAACATTTCCGTCATGAAGCAAAAGATTTACGAATGGGATTATATGGACGGGAACAACAATGGCTCTATCCGCCTACCCAACGGAACCTTTCACGGAATGAATGGAACTAAATTGCAATCAGTATGGAGTGTTGCTGTTGATCGTTTCGTTGATGAGTACTGGAACAACAATGATCGTTGTTCTTCAGTTGGCAAGGAAAGAGACTGTCAGAGCCCCATATTGCTGGTCAACGAGACTGACCTGGACGTGACGCCCGCACAGCTCGTCTTTGAAGCTTCATTCCGAACCTCTCCCAAGCAATACGTTCCGTCAATGCGAATTGAGGCAGTATGCGATGTAGTCCAGCGCTATATCGAATCCCGCGTCGCTTGTTCGCGGGCcgactcttcatcatcgcaGAACTGTACTGTCATTCAACAACGCTCCTCGCGCCAACCTCACGCTCCGGAGGGTGTCACTATGCTTTCGTTTCCTGATATCTGGAGCTGGGTGACGCGAGGCCTACCTGTCGGAATACAAGGTCAAACCTACGCCGATACTCCGATTCGGTATCTCGATAACCCTAGAGTTACAAGCTTTACTGTGGgcgacgaggaggaagagggaaAGCTGCTGAGCAATATCACGGAGAAGCAATTTGGTCGCCGCCTATCACAGCTTCTTACCACTTATGTCCTCTTGGGCCAGCTGAACCAGTACACATCACAAGGAAGCAGCGATATAACAGCCAGGTTTGAACCAAATGTTACTATTCCCGTCGATGTCAGTACCCTGAAAGAGATATACGTTGTGCACTGGTCCTGGATAGCTTTATTCTCTACCTGTTGCGCTGTTCTCCTTGTGAGTGGTATTACTGGGGTTATTTTTGCTCATCTGGCTGCTGGACCAGAGATTCTTGGATACGCATCATCTGCGGTGCGTGATTCTAAATATGTGACCCTTCCACCCACCACAGGACAGAAAGAGGCTCTTGAAGTTACAAAAATGATTGGACAGCATAAGTTCAGATATGGATATACGAGTGCAACCTTTGAGGGTCGTCCTTTAATGGGAATTGGGTTGGAAGATCAGATACAAGGGATCAAGGGTACGAAAGAGTCTATGGGATAGGAAACGATAAGCAACGATTCATATTAAATACACTGCTTTGCAAGATCTATTCGTACCTACTATCTATCTTTAAACCCCGTAGACGTCTTTCAAAATCCATCCAAGTAACGCCGAGTCTTAGTCTCCAGTTTATGCCTAAGAAATAATGTGATGTGTCCAGATTTTTATGCTTTTGCAGCCATCGCCGTCGCCTGTGCCGCCTTTGCAGAATATTTGCAACGTTGTCGAATCGCAGGACCAAACTTGAAGAAGATAAAAGGCATCGGTAGACACGCAAGAGAAAGGAAAGCTGGAACTGTGCTTGCCCACTGTGTGCCCAATTTGTCGTACATTTGCTTTGTGAATAATGGAAACGCTGCGCCAAACATCGATCGCAACACGGCATTCGATGCAAGGACGGAAGCAGCATAAATGGTGTACGAGTCGATGaggtagttgaagatgcTGTTGAACACGAGCGCCATGCCGAGACCGAAAGGAACACCGGCTGCTACTGGCGCCATCCAATGCACGTCGGGGTAAGAGGTCCTGGGTATGTTAGTCAAATAGCTTGTAGACAAACAGTGATATGCTTACCATGCGAACCAAAACATCCCTACTGGTACGCAAATGCCTCCAAGCATACACCCAGGAAGACGGTTCTCTGGGGGAACTGGCTCGCCTTTATATTTGGCGGCTTGCTTCAAGTACCAGATATTGACCAGTCCG carries:
- a CDS encoding hypothetical protein (TransMembrane:4 (i72-92o112-132i170-192o592-620i)), encoding MSRRVGQTCQAILVMLFQPSYIEDNSSSSSFRAHNGANEPKNTSNIETIRVGYEPTMAKDDSWKRHFMPGTLFADISLTLLPAAILGLALAVMCLDKTTVEKEVLQKWDNAITVIASVFPILFASVASRMVYQAARWRLEKGATLNLLEQLIGSRTVGSTLVTQISLGRFNILGISLLLLWSLSPLGSQAALRMLRTRLEPVYAPSNVLYYTTDASSVFSSSTLVSRGEIDQYRSTQSFMQTMYNSLLLAPPSAKSDAMDLWGNVKIPRLEIDGDNDGSWKNVSWNSAPDSYTSLVGLPVTNVTQGNVTFSLESSYIDLDCKRFTYNISVMKQKIYEWDYMDGNNNGSIRLPNGTFHGMNGTKLQSVWSVAVDRFVDEYWNNNDRCSSVGKERDCQSPILLVNETDLDVTPAQLVFEASFRTSPKQYVPSMRIEAVCDVVQRYIESRVACSRADSSSSQNCTVIQQRSSRQPHAPEGVTMLSFPDIWSWVTRGLPVGIQGQTYADTPIRYLDNPRVTSFTVGDEEEEGKLLSNITEKQFGRRLSQLLTTYVLLGQLNQYTSQGSSDITARFEPNVTIPVDVSTLKEIYVVHWSWIALFSTCCAVLLVSGITGVIFAHLAAGPEILGYASSAVRDSKYVTLPPTTGQKEALEVTKMIGQHKFRYGYTSATFEGRPLMGIGLEDQIQGIKGTKESMG